Genomic window (Desulfuromonas sp.):
CAGGACAATATCATAAAGATTTTTAAAAAACAAACCCTTATTTACCTACTTGCGCGACTCTTTCGTAAACCTCATCGATGATCCATTGCGGAGTTGAAGCACCCGCAGTAATCCCGACTGAATCGATCTGTCCAAACCATTCGTCCCTGATCTCGGCGGCAGTTTCGATGTGATAGGTTACGGGCTGAATTTTTTTGCAGATACGGGCCAGGCGGGAGGTATTGGCGCTGTTGTAACCGCCGATGACCAGCATCAGATCCGCCTGGCCGGCAAGCGAACGCGCCTCCTGCTGCCGAACCGTTGTGGCGTCGCAGATCGTATTAAAAACCCGCAGTTCCTGGCACTTGCTGAGGCAGGCTTCGACAATCCGGGCAAAGTTATCATACGATTGAGTTGTCTGGGCAACAATGCCGATCTTTTTCAGATAAGGGAGTTTTTCGGCTTCTTCAAGGTTGGCGACGGTAAAGACATCTTTATTCCCGGCATAAGAGATAATCCACTGAACCTCCGGGTGTTCCGCTTCACCGGCGAGAACAACAGCGTACCCATCACGGCTCAACTGACCGGCAATATCCTGGGCTTTTTTGACAAAGGGACAGGTCGCATCGATGATATTCAAATCCTTGGCGAGAATCCGGTGTAATTCGTCGGCAGAAATACCGTGCGAACGGATGATCACCGCCCCGTCGTTGATCTCGTCAATGTCACTGACGACATCGACGCCCTGTTCTCTGAGTTTTTCGACCATCTGCGGTGAATGGATAATCGGACCGTGTGAACAGATTTTCGGATGTTCGCGAGCCGCATCAAAAGCCATGTTCGTCGCCCGC
Coding sequences:
- the ispH gene encoding 4-hydroxy-3-methylbut-2-enyl diphosphate reductase, with the protein product MEILLAKSAGFCFGVKRATNMAFDAAREHPKICSHGPIIHSPQMVEKLREQGVDVVSDIDEINDGAVIIRSHGISADELHRILAKDLNIIDATCPFVKKAQDIAGQLSRDGYAVVLAGEAEHPEVQWIISYAGNKDVFTVANLEEAEKLPYLKKIGIVAQTTQSYDNFARIVEACLSKCQELRVFNTICDATTVRQQEARSLAGQADLMLVIGGYNSANTSRLARICKKIQPVTYHIETAAEIRDEWFGQIDSVGITAGASTPQWIIDEVYERVAQVGK